From Aliamphritea hakodatensis:
TTACTGGCCGCCTGCTCTGTTGCCGCTCTGTCTACGGCTACCGCCTGACGATCCTCCTCAACAGCCTGCCGCGCGCTGGCGACCTCTGACGCAGCCGTTATTACCGTTTGTTTATTTGTTGCTACGCTTGATTTATCGAGAGCCACGGCCTGACGGTCATTACCCGTTGCGGTCGCTGCCTGTTCAGCTGCGTCTTTGTAGCCCTGCGCCTCACCTGCGCTTTGTGCCGCCGCCTCTGCTGATGATCCTTGCTGAGCCGCTACCGCCTCGTTTCGGGCCTGCAGCGCCTCTGTATGAGCCTGCTCTATTTCACCGGCTACAGTATTCAGATCACCGGCAAACTTCATCAACCGGTCTTGCTGGGTATTGAAGTTGTTAACAAAATCGATGGTATGACCGGGCTGAATTTTTAAATCTGAAAGACTGAGGCTAATTTCTGATATCGACATTTCTGCTACACCTCAAAAAACTGCAGCTTCGTTGTGCAGTTGTTGAAATTGTTATGAGTAAATGAAAGTCCTGCCTGCCTTTTTGCAATGAACTGATGCTGAATTTCTTTCAAACCACCGGCCCCGGGATATGCGGAAATAAATATATCCGCCGCGAGCCCAGCGGCCACCAGCTCTCCTTCAAGCAATAAGCGTTCATCCATAGATAAGTAGTTGAGATCGATATCAAATTGCCTTCTGGAGCCCTTGCCGACCGTCCATAGCGAGCCGCCATCCGTAGGGCTGTGCCGCCCGCTTTCCTGATGGGTCATTCTTGCGTTGTAGTCCATATTCACCGCCGGCGAAATGGCAACCCCCAGGAAGAACCGGCCGACCTGAAGCCAGCCAGCGCTATTTTTTGAATCGGATACGGTTATTTCGTAACTGTCGAAAAGTACGGCATCAAACCACAGTGAAGTGCACTGTTCCGCCAGCTTATCGTTATCGGCCGCCATCCATGGGTCTATGCCCGCCCGCCAGGTTCCGGCAGGTATGAAGAAAGTCTGAACAGGAATTAAACCGGAGTCGTAAACCGTTACGCCCTGGAGCTTCAGAACGAGCCGATATTCGGAATCCTTACTGAGGTTATGCTGAGCCATACAAAAGCCATTAGCATACGCTGGCCCTTGCCCCATCTGAGCGGTAACTGAGTGAACACCGACACTTTGTGTCCGCCAAGCATGGGCCTTGCTTTGCTTCTGCGTTGATGCCACCGGGACAGCTTCGCTGCTGGCAGTCAGTGCGGCCTTGTCATGCTCATTGACAACAATAAATCGAATATTGCTTTCAGCCATTAAAACCACACCTCTAATTTTATCCGCTCTTCAGTGAAAGAAGGCCTCTTTGAAAAAACCACGGCGTCTACACCATCAGAAAACGGACTGATACCGGGGTGCATTATCTTGACTGTATCGCCCACTGATATCAGGGCCGGCGCCAAGAAACATTCACACTCCCATACCTGCCGGTCAGCACTTCGCAACTGCAATCGCCGGTCAGCTTCGTAATAACCGTCATAGTTCGGAATTTGCACATCGACTGCTATAGAAGCCTCGACAGTATCGGCATCCGATAACTTAAAGGTCCGCTGCTGGAACCACTCACGGGTCAGCGCGCCTTTAATAAAATCACTGACTGAGCCGGCTATATCGCCCGGGGACAGAACATAGAAATTCTTGTAATAATCAACGGAGCACTGACGCCATGCCGGCTCTGTTCTTATCAGCCGTAACCCATCCTTGAAAATATCATCAGGGGTTATTGTGATTCCCGGTTCCGCTGGCGCCTCCAATACAGCCACCTCTAATTCACCGGTTAAATTGACTCGCCAATAACCTCCAATCTGCAGCACCAGATCATCAAGCACCTGGCGACAGGTTGTCTTTGTGCCGTCCGGGTAGTACAGAGATAAATGACGATCCGGCAGCGCATCAAGCAACTCAGCTTTAACGGCTAACCCGGCCACGCCCGCAATAAATTGAACGATCTCGGCTGGCTTATTGAGGCCATAGGTCCGAATGGTGCTGGCAGATACAGGCCCCTGAGCTGGAACCTTTAGCTGAAATCTGGAGTTCGACAACCACCGCACATCCGGATCAGAAACCACTGCCCCAGAATCATGAATATCTGGGTAGCTATATATGCTCGCCGGGCCATCTTCCCAGCCACTGAGAATGTATTCATCTTCAACGGCATTTATCAGAACGGCCGGCACATGCAAGACGGAGCCAAATACCGCCGGGAACCCGTATTCCTTATTCTCAGTTTCGGCCCTGTATTCATGCAGCGGCACCTCAAGTGCCGATCGGCCATCAGACACCGAAAATGAAATTTCCCCGGCACGGCTGGCGGCCAAACCACTATTAGGCAGAGATGCCACCAGTCGAAAATCCTGCCGATGCCAGGTAAGGTCGCCCAAATAAATGCTGATGTTACCGGTGCGCCATTGGTAACCGTGCCAGGCATTTAAATCACCATCGTTTATCACGGTAATGGTGCCTATTTCTGACCTGCCATCGATCCGCTCAGATAAGCTGACCACTGAAGAAACCCTGTCTTCATATACCCGGTGCGTATTATCCCTGGTTACCGGCTCCCCGATATACGGCGCGGTTGCCACATACTCAACACCCGCCGTATGCGTCAACTCAACAAGCAGACAGCGCCGCGCCGCCGCCTGTGTCAGCCAGTTTTGGTAATCATCATCTGAAATCATAAAGGGCTCGCTATTACTGCTTGTCCGTTACGTTCAAAAGCCCGGGTCTGCCTTTCTGCTTCAGCAATCTGTGCATTCGCAATAGCAGCATTCTGAGCATTCAGGCGCTCGACCTCACCCCGCAAAAGCTTCAATTCAAGCACCTGCTTATCAGCGGCCTCCCGGGCCTTCTTGCTCTCTTCGAGTAGTTCCTTATCAAGGCGGGCAATCTCTGACTGTAACCGGTCCTCGCTGCCGAACTCCTGCCCAAGACCGGTAAGAACCTTGGTTACATCTTCGAAGATATCCTTATAAGCTCCGGTACTGGCGTAAAAGCTTGCCGCTTGGTTTATATACGCCTGTGCAGCGTTACCAATCTGGCCAAGCGCTTCCGCATCACCGGTTTCTGCACGTACCTGCAGGGCAGCAAAATCACTCTGTACCAGGTTGAATTTCGCCTGAGCCTTCAGCGGTGAGTTATCGGAAAGCTTCAAGCCATTTACCACACCCGCAAGTGACGCCGCGGCCCGCTGCTGATCCTGCAGCAACCCCACAGAGTAATCCCGGATACGGCTTAATTGCTCTGTAATTGGCTGTGAGATAGAAGAAACGGCTTCTTCGGTTAACTGTCCCAATGTTGAGAGCGCCGGGGCAAGCTTCATTGCTGCCAAATAAGCATCTTGCCCTGCGGCTGTTGTCAGGTTCAGAGACTCCACAAAGCTGCGTAAGTCTTTGCGTGAATCAATCGAGGTGCCGTACTCCTCGTTAAATTCATTTAAAACACCATTCAGTTTTGCAATCTGCCGGGTGCTTCTTTCTTTGTCAGTAAAGTAATTCTGGTAATAAAAGCCACTGCTTTCCTGCAGCTGTTCCATGCCGCCGAAAATCTTTACCATCCTGTCGCTGAGCCGAATGGCGCCAGCGCCAGTTTGATTGAACGATAAATTCAGATCCTCAGTAATTGCAGTAAAGGACTTAAACTGACCGGCCAGCCGCATTAAGGCTGCATTAGCTTTTTCGTCAATCGCTATCAGGTCGTCAAGACCTGCAGACTTCAATACAGAAGTTGATAGCCCATCAACAACCCGGTCTGTCCATTGCTCTACGTACTTTTTAACCTGGTTATTGCTGGAATATTTGATATTTCTGGAGTACCGGCTCCGGTATTTCTCGGCAGCACCGTAATGGGCGCTTAACCCCACATCGCCTGTTAAGCTTTTCAAACCGTCCTTCACGGCCTGAAAATACGTACTCAGCTGATCTGTACTGTCTCTCGAAAACCGATAAACGCGGTAACGGCTTTTGCTACCTCTGAAAAACGATTTTTTCTTTTTCTCTTTAGTTTTAACGTATCCGTAGGTCTTGCCGTTGCGGTACCCAAGATTCAGGGTTTTACTTTTCAGCTTCCACCCAGACCCGAAGAGACTGCCGCCCAGCTTGCCCCCCAGAACGCCACCAAGCACAGCGCCGACAGCAGCCCCCACAGGGCCGGCAATAGCCGCACCAAAGCTTGCGCCACCTTTAGCACCAAAATAGCCACCAGCAGCGCCGGAAATAGCACCTTTGACGCCAGACTGGCCATAACCATAGAAAGCACCGCCAATGCCTGAAACGTAGGGAGCAACAGCTGATATGGACTGTGACCAGTTTGCAGGATTGGCAACAGATAAAGCCTGTCCAGAACCTGCACCGGTTGCCAGCCCGATTTCAGGGTTAGCAGCCGCCCATGCTGGATTGAACAAAACATTCTGAGTGGCAGCCAGTTTATTCAGCCCTGCAATTGCCCAGGCAGGCACTAAATTACCGGTTCCCAGATCAACCAATGACTTCAGACTTGATAAATTGCCAAGCAATCCACCACCGCCACCGCCGGCGGAACCGCTACCCGTAACAGCGCCGGCCGCTGATGACAGCCCCCCGACAAGTGAGCCGGCACCAGAAATGGAGCCGACAGCATTTATTACCAACCGCTTACTGAACGTGTAAGCAAGTTGCGCCATCAGATCCTTGGCGGTATTCACCATTGAATCTTTGAAATCATCAAAGCCATCGAATGAGCTGCGGTACAGCTTAAAAAACGCATCATCGACGCGCTCTATCGCCCTGTCCGTCATTTTTGCCCATGCATCAACAGACTCTTGATTCTTTTTCAGGGCCTCATTTGACTGTTTAAGCGCCTGCTGCTGCTCAAATAGCGCCTCTGAATGGCGCCGAACAGTGGCCTTTTGCTCTTCGGTCGCCTCTGCGTTCAGCTGGCGTAACTGGCGCTGAACGTACTGTTCTTTTTCAGAGTGCTTCAGCACATCAACTTCAAACTGAAGCGATTCAACCAGACTTTCATTTGAGGCCTTCAGGCTCTCAACTGCTTTAGCCTGCTTAACAGTAACAATAACGTTTTTCGCGCCAGAGGCGTTCGCCTCCCCGGTGGCGTTGTCCGCTTCTTTCTGGGCTTTTGTTTGCTGTTCCTGTGCTTCAGTCAAAGCCTCTAAGCGCAATTTCTGGCCGACTAAATCCCTTTGCGCAGCATCATACTTGCCATCCAACCAGCCGCCATCGGGCACCGCCTCAAGCTTATCAATAAACTTTTGAGTTTTTTCGATATCGCTGGCCAGCTCTTCTGATGACCGTTTCAAAAACCCTTTTACCAAGTTGTTTTTCAGATACTCGTCTTGGCCGCCGGAAAGCACCCGGTACATTTCCCGCAAAGAGATAGCCAACTGGTCAATTGGCCCTATAGCTTTTTGGCTTCTGATCTTTGCCTCATCAACATTGGCGGCATAAACCGCCATGCCTGTTGTCGCCAGAATAGCAACACCGACGGGGCCACCCATAAAAGCCAGAGAGGCTTTAAGCCCAGCGGTGGCACGGCCAGCTAAAGTCGCTGAAGCCGTATATCTGTTAGTCGCGGCAGTTAAGCCATTTTGAGTAGCAATAACAGCCTGGTTCGCAACGGCTAACCGTGTACCCGCGGCGGCCCGTAATTGCATTGTATGAGCTGCAGCTAAGGACCGCTGCGCCGCTGCCTGGTCCTGCACAGCTCGATGATGCTGCTGTTTTGCAAGCTGCAGCTCACTGGCCAGCAAAGTACGATTTGCCTGAACCGCTGCAGCCGATGCTTTAATTTTTGTCAGCATCGCCGGTACATATTTGGCGGCCATCGTGCCTGCGGCAATAATCGCCACATCATCCAGGTACTGAACGGATTCCGCGGCGGCCGCAACTGTTGTTGCCATGTTTTGAAGGGTTTCTGTTCCATTGGTGGCGACAAATACGGCCACCTCCCGGTTCACGCTCCCCCAGGCCATGGACAGATCGGCCATGGCATCATTGTAAGCAGCAACTGCCGCCGCTTGATCCTGACCAACAGTCACATTCAATTCACGGGCGCGGGCCAGCATTGAATTAAGGGCTTCTTCACCCTGATTGATAACCTGAAGGGCCGCCGCGGCGCCCTCGCTGTCAAAAATCTTGTTTGCCAGCCGTACACGATCGCCACTGTTTTCTATTCCCTGCAGTGCGTTGGCAATTGCCAGGAACTGTTCTTCAGGACGTAGCTGCTTTAATTCATCAGCAGATAAATTGAGCTCCACCAGGGCATCTTTCGCGGCCCCAGTGCCGGCGGCTGCCTCTGCAATTCTGCGGGTCTGGCGCTGCCAGGCCAGAGACAGCTGTTTAATATTGGTTCCGGACCACTCTGCAACTGCTGAGTATTCGGATAAAGCCTCTGTGCTGGCACCCAAGCGCAGATTTAACTTGTGGATTTTGTCCAGTGAGTCTAACTGTTTACTGAAACCGGCTGTTACAGAAGCAATACCGGTAAAAGCGGCACCCCATGCGACAGCCTTATGAGCAACAGACGCAATAGATGCACTTAGCTTATCGCTCTCCTTGCGCATAGCCTTCATCTGGCGCTGGCTACGTTTACCGGTATCGTTAAGCCGCCCCAGCTTCTCCCGGGTCATTTCAATAGCTTTAACGCCGCCGGCGGCATCGCCGGTGATCACTAAGCCAGTTTTATATGCTTTAGCCATGAAACGCCCTATAATCCCGGTATGGAGATTCTGTTTTTATTGGCATTGCTGCCAACACTGATGTTAATTCTTAGCGGGAAGTTCGGCTTTGCAGCCGTCAGCCTGCTGATTATCCCTGGCTGGTTTTTCAGCCCGGTTATAGCTGGCGCGGGCTGGGTAAGCTGTTGCGCTATAGCAATCAACGATTAAGTATTCTTACCCTGCCCATGCCGGGCCCCTTTCTCTATTAGCTGAACCTTCCTAAGCAGCCCCAGCCGGCGTTTTTTCTTTACGCCGTGCATATTCATGACTGATTCAAGCTCGCAGCGTGAAACGCCGTCATAGACTCGCGTTGTGCCTGCCATGCCGCTGATTACGACATACTGAGGCCGACAGCCGAGGAATAACTGAAAAGGAAGGTTATTTTCTGGATCTAAAGGAAAGGTTTTTGATAATTCGCTTTGGAAGTGTTCCAAAACTTCAGGCGGTGCGCCTGATTCAATCAGCTCTTTTAATGCTTCATTATCAGGACTGGAATCGCTACCGGACGCCCAGAACCGTCCGGCATCGATTAGTTTTTTGCCAGCGCCTCTAAGCCAGCCTGGCCTGAAATGACGGTACCCAGTTGCTCAAGCAATGGCACTGCCACATAGTTCATATTAAGCAGTTGCTCTATCAGCTCCGGCTGATAAGGAATTTCTTTACCGTCATCCGTAAGCAGGCCTTCGATATTCTTAATCAACCGCTCACACATGCTACGATCTGTGATTTTAGGCTCTGGCATTTCCTGCCCTTCTTTTAAGTCTTCAGCCGCCTTCATCATGCGCTTTTGTTCAGCTTCAATTTCTTCTTTCAGCTGCTTTAACTCAGGCTCTGGGAGATAAACCCAGGTAACAACCAGATCGTGACTCTTATATTCACCTACACCGCAAGGTTCCTTGATATCCAGCTTTAAAGAGACTTCATCGATTGGCTTTAAAATGAATGACATATTGCTTGTCCTTTGTCCGTTTACTCGTCCGCTGTACAAAGAAACCCCACCCGCCACGGACGGAAGCAGGCAGGGTTAAACCAGTTACTTAACTGTGATTTTCAGATCATCGTCGCCAGCATCCGGAAGCACACTTAAATTCAATCCAAGCGTTGCAATACCGTCACTATCGCCAATGTTTGGCTGTAACAGCTGAACCTTCGGCATGTCGAACTTAACGACATTTCCGGGGGTTTTGCCGTGGGTAAAGGTCATTGCTCCCAGCTCATGGCCGGCAATAATTGCATGGAAATCTTTTGTCGCGATATCCGGGGATTCAATCGTGCACGAACCTGAAGGAGAGCGGTCAGTGATCTGTACCGACTCGCCGCCTACAACATTGCGATAGACAACATTGTTGGAGATATCGATATCTAAAGACTCCATGACAGCGTTATAGCCATGCACTGAAAATGCTGAATTACCGTCTGTTACCGCCACCGGCGTTTCAAAGGCTGACCAATCAGCTACGGGCATCGTGGCTGTACCGGGATCCTTTCGCAGGCCAGTAAACTCGAATGACATCATCGGCAACCCGTCTTTTCCGAGTGAGATTTTGACCGACCCCCGGGCACCAACCAGCTTATGTAAATCGCCGTCCAGGTAGAAATATAAAGTGGCTGATTCAAAATCTTTACTGACAGGCTGATAAACCGTGTCTGTTCCTGCATTGATCGTTTCAGAAAAGCCGCAAGCCCGAAGCAAAGCACCGTAAGCCGGCGCAGTGCCTGCCGCACCAGAACCCGCCACTTCAACTTCAAAAGTGACCTTGGTATGCGGCGCAGTGTGGTAAGTTTCATCATTGCCCAGCGTTGGCCGGTCAACATCCCGGTTAACTGTGTTGCCCTGCATTAACTGAATCTGCAGGTTCTTAGTAAGAATCGCATTACCAGATTCTGACGGCGCCGAATCTGTTGCATAAACAGACTCAATCTTTGCAAGTAGTAATTTTTTCCGAAATAACATGGTTATTTTTCCTTCCCAGCCGGGTTGCCAGTTGTTTTCTTTGTGCCTGGCGCGGCCTTCGGCTTAGCCAGTGGTTTTTTACCTTTGGGCTGCGTCTGCTCCACAAGCACCCGCTGACCATCAATCATTTCGTAACGCCCGCCCTGATTCACAAGACACCCCCTTTAACTCGATATATAGCGTTTGTATGAATACTGTTCCCGCCAGTAGATCAGCGGGCCTTTTTGCGCCAACCGGTTGCCACCGATGTATTCAACAGGTTCGCCCCTCTCATGCAGTTCCAGACCAAGCAATGCAGATTTACACTTGTCGCGGATCGCCTTCAACTGATCCGCTCGCCCTATCAGCACAACTGAAAAAACCTCTGTAACACGCTGACGAATAGCTGTACTTAATGAGCTAGTTTCAGCCCGGGCAGACGTTGAATAAACAAGGGATGCAGGCAGGGTCTGTGAAGCAGTTGCAAGTGTCGTGATCTCAATTTCCATATCGGCGCGGAATTGATGCTGATCAGCCTCAAAGTCTGTAGAAGCATCGGTTATTTCTAGCTGCTCAGACCTTCCTGTAACTTCTGAAGCAATCCTCAAGCTCAGGCGCTGCAGATCAGGGAAATTTTTTGCTCTGATAGTCAGAACATAACCATCTATCCTGCCAACCTTCTCACCATCAACCTCAATGTGATTTCTGAAAACCGGCTGAAAATTGACTGCAGGTAACGTTACTGTTTCCGGCAGTCGGACCGGATAAACTCGATCATCAACAAGCCCCGAGAACATATCGGAAAACGTGTGGGCGGTATCTACATCAGAAATATCAGTTTCATTTGTCTGGGCAGCATTAAACCCAACGCCCACCAGCGCCGTTATTATCTCATTCATCATTACTTGATCCGGTCTAAGTGATTTGCCAGGCCGCTATAAAACCGCCCCGGTATATCGCCCTGATTCCGGCTCAGGGCACGGGCCATAAAGTGCGTACCTTCTGTTCCACCGTGCATGTAACCCGGGAGATGTTTCAAACGGGCTTTTCGGTAATGCCTGAAACGCTTCTTTGTCCCATGTTCTGCCAGGGTTCCAATATAAGCCTGACTCTTTCCACCCACTTTACGATTAGGCCCGATAATAATTGCCAGCCCCGGGTTGTTTTCACTAACCTGATTCGATGACCCCTGATACAAATCAATTCGGGCAGCATCTCGCTTGCTCAAGGTTTTATGACCGATCGCTTTTGCAAGGTCACCTTTATCTTTAGGAGCAAGATTTTTTGCTGCTGCTTTAATAGGCTTTGCAACAGATACCAGGCCCGCCCGAACAGCTTTAGTTTTAAGTGAGGTTTCAAGGGCTTGCAGGCTTTCCAGAACGGAATTTGCATTTATAGAGACATCAATCATCAAGCAGCCTCACACAGCAGAGTCAAATAAACCTGTTTAACATCAGGCTTTATTCCTTTGATATTTAGGGATTTATCACCGAACTTGCTTTTCCATACAACAACCATGTTTTCAGTTATCCCGGGCCTGTAACGCAGAATTACTTCATACACGATTGGATTTTGAGTTTGATCCGCCTGATCCTCTTCTTTTGCAGAAACAACCCTTACCCGGGCCCGGGCCTTGTTCAGAAAAACATCATATGATTCGACTTGCTCGCCGCCGTATTCACCGCGGCCCATCACCGGCTGCTTGATCTGGACCTGATGGCGAAGAACGACACTCATATATTTATCACTCGGTAATGTTTCAGCAGAGCATTCACGGAATATTCTGTTTCTTCGGTCACTCGCCCAACTGCCTGGCGGTTTTCATACCAATGGGAAACCAATAATAAAATGGCTTGAACTACGGTCTTAGGAACTGGCATACCGGCGACAAACTCTATAGTAACCGGCTCTGGATCCTTTTTATGAACATCCGATACAACCCCGTATGGTCTGACAAAGCCGACGAGCCCAGAAGTAGATACTCCATAATCCGACTCAGATATAACTTGCTGGCTACCTTCACAGTTCCGATATTTAACTGACGCCACTGTTTGAAGATCCGCCGCCAATTCTATTTCATCCGACAAACGCCCCTTAAACAGTAACGTGTGGTTTCCAAAGTATCGGCCAGTAATCGTCTGGCATAGCTGATGGGCCGCATGTATGTACGCCGTTAAGAGATCGTCATCATCCGTAATGTCATCATCAATCTGGCAATGTTTCTTCACCAGCGATAATTCAACAGCCAAATCAACTGGTTCTGTTTTGATAGTAACTGCCATACAACCCCTACTCCTTAACATCCTCAACGAAAAACACCGGCAGGTGCCGGTGTTTTTGATTCAGACTGCTACTATGCTGCCGGATCTTCTGATTTACCGTCTGCTTCTTTCGCAGTACCTGGTTCGACAGCCACTTTTGCCTTCTTCAGCTTCTCAGCTGTTTCTGCATCAAAACCTGCTATGTCGCTTTTTGAGTAACGACCCCAGGGTTTAATGAACTCCACAGAGATCCGCTTATTTTCTTCTTGCTTGGTTTGTTTACCGGCCATGGTGATATCTCCTGGCTATGTATGATGGTAAGAGGCAGGGCCAGTGCCCTGCCCATTCATGGTGTTTACCAGGTAACCTTCGAACCCATGACCAGGCCTTCCGGATGACAGAAGCCTACATCGTGCTCATTCACAACACGAATGATTGACTGGTTACGGGCAAAAGCTGATACAAGATTGCCAGAAGCGTCTTTGTAGGTGGCTTCTTTAGAGAAGTCGACGCTCATTGCCCCGTCTTCACCAATCACTACATCGTTCCAGTCTGCAAAGTAGATTTCTGATTCATTGGAGCCTGTGCCCATATTCACAGGAATTGTGGTGGTATGCTTGATCGGCCAGCCTTTCAGCATACCCTGTGCCATTTCTGGATACAGTTTATTACCGTTACCATCACGCAGGCCTGAAAGCTTCATGAACGTACGCGGTGCCATCGCCCAGCCAGGGTTAACCAGCATGCTGTCGCTTTCCATCAGCTTCAGGATCAGGCTGTCAAGATACGCATCGACAGTATCAGAGTCCGCAGTACCCGACCACGGCATAACACGAGACGCATCCGTCGCCACTTTTTTGAAGCCGATCGGCGTATTGTTGGTGCCGTCATCCCGCAGGAATGCCTTATCTTCACGCACAGCCATTGCGTTCAGCATGTCATTAAGGAACAGCTGTTCCACATTGAAGCCCGCCTGTCCAATCAACTGATTTGAAATAGGCACCAGGGTAATCATGCTTTTTGCTGACAGCTGAACATCATCTGTGCTGGCTTCAGTTGCCAGAACATCCGCACCTTCACCAACATAACCAGACGTTGCACCACCCGCCATACGCGGAAGGCCGAGGTTACCGTTTGGCAGCGGTACGGCACGCGCGCCCAGCGCCCGCACAACCGTACGAGGCCGCAGCAGTTCAATAACTTCACTGTGCGTATTACGGGGAATCAAAGTTCCACCGCTGTCAGCAGAGGTTTGAATTGCCATAGACAGACCCTTGTCGCCCATCTCATTCGCTGCAAACTTTGCGGCCAAATTCAGATCACCTTTGGACGCTGCCACAGCCATTGCCGTACGCGCAAACGCTGCTCCCGGGTATTGCTTAGCTTCTTCTTTCACATGCACCGCAGGTGCTGCAAAGCTAGCAACAGGTTCAGCCGCTGCAGCGTTCATCTGCTCTGCTGCCTCCAGACGGTTAATCTGCTGAGTCAGACCTTTAAACTCAGTTTCAAGGGTTTCAAACTGTTCAATTTGCTCAGCAGTAATGGTGCCAGCCTTTTCAGCAGCAGCCAGTTCCTGAATCTGTGCATTGATCTCCGCACGCTTGCGGCGGGCTTGTTCGATAGTAAGCATTATTTTTCACCTTTTTAGTGACTGAATGACATAAAAAAAGCGGCTTATGCCGCTTCGTGATCGAGCTCTGCCGCAGGGCTAAAGCTGAACCTGTTTATCGATCGCCGCAGCGCGGATACCGATTGTTGATTGATTAACGGGTTGAATGTACTGCTGGGCAATGGCGTTGATGGCGTCCTGTGCAGGCATGATTTCATGTACCAGCCCTGCCGCCAGCGCCTGAGGTGCCGTGAACAGGCGGGCCTGTGTGTCGATAATAGCTTGCTGGGACAGGCCTAAATAATCAGCAACAGAGCCTGTAAATATTTCATAGGCTTCATCAAGTTTGCCGTTAATTTCAGCGGCTGCCTGTTCAGTCAGAGCTTCATGTGGGCTGCAATCATTTTTGTGGTTGCCGCGGTAAAACGTGTTGTACTTAATACCCACGTTTTTTTCCCACTCGCTGACTTCCATTGTTTCCATAATGACACCAATGGAACCGGCACCAGCCGTAGGACTGCAGATAATTTTTGTGCAAGCTGCTGCCAGAAAATACGCCGCTGAGTACGCGGCATAATTAACGATGGCTGTAATTGGCTTAATTTCGGTACACGCCCGAATAAAATCCGCGAGCTCTTTGCAGCCCATCGCATGGCCACCGCCAGAG
This genomic window contains:
- a CDS encoding phage tail tube protein; this encodes MLFRKKLLLAKIESVYATDSAPSESGNAILTKNLQIQLMQGNTVNRDVDRPTLGNDETYHTAPHTKVTFEVEVAGSGAAGTAPAYGALLRACGFSETINAGTDTVYQPVSKDFESATLYFYLDGDLHKLVGARGSVKISLGKDGLPMMSFEFTGLRKDPGTATMPVADWSAFETPVAVTDGNSAFSVHGYNAVMESLDIDISNNVVYRNVVGGESVQITDRSPSGSCTIESPDIATKDFHAIIAGHELGAMTFTHGKTPGNVVKFDMPKVQLLQPNIGDSDGIATLGLNLSVLPDAGDDDLKITVK
- a CDS encoding phage head closure protein encodes the protein MSVVLRHQVQIKQPVMGRGEYGGEQVESYDVFLNKARARVRVVSAKEEDQADQTQNPIVYEVILRYRPGITENMVVVWKSKFGDKSLNIKGIKPDVKQVYLTLLCEAA
- a CDS encoding head-tail connector protein, which translates into the protein MAVTIKTEPVDLAVELSLVKKHCQIDDDITDDDDLLTAYIHAAHQLCQTITGRYFGNHTLLFKGRLSDEIELAADLQTVASVKYRNCEGSQQVISESDYGVSTSGLVGFVRPYGVVSDVHKKDPEPVTIEFVAGMPVPKTVVQAILLLVSHWYENRQAVGRVTEETEYSVNALLKHYRVINI
- a CDS encoding phage major capsid protein, with product MLTIEQARRKRAEINAQIQELAAAEKAGTITAEQIEQFETLETEFKGLTQQINRLEAAEQMNAAAAEPVASFAAPAVHVKEEAKQYPGAAFARTAMAVAASKGDLNLAAKFAANEMGDKGLSMAIQTSADSGGTLIPRNTHSEVIELLRPRTVVRALGARAVPLPNGNLGLPRMAGGATSGYVGEGADVLATEASTDDVQLSAKSMITLVPISNQLIGQAGFNVEQLFLNDMLNAMAVREDKAFLRDDGTNNTPIGFKKVATDASRVMPWSGTADSDTVDAYLDSLILKLMESDSMLVNPGWAMAPRTFMKLSGLRDGNGNKLYPEMAQGMLKGWPIKHTTTIPVNMGTGSNESEIYFADWNDVVIGEDGAMSVDFSKEATYKDASGNLVSAFARNQSIIRVVNEHDVGFCHPEGLVMGSKVTW
- a CDS encoding S49 family peptidase — encoded protein: MQKLMINYPHVASMVFNTPLYATPEVVAGVKAVLIPRLTGQAGETIGMDVEDSMPIPSGSGSAEMSERDRELRSLKIVSKIAIINVHGVLVARRGTIDNTCSELISYERLRSQIHLAIEHDQVEEIVLDFHSGGGHAMGCKELADFIRACTEIKPITAIVNYAAYSAAYFLAAACTKIICSPTAGAGSIGVIMETMEVSEWEKNVGIKYNTFYRGNHKNDCSPHEALTEQAAAEINGKLDEAYEIFTGSVADYLGLSQQAIIDTQARLFTAPQALAAGLVHEIMPAQDAINAIAQQYIQPVNQSTIGIRAAAIDKQVQL